A section of the Rummeliibacillus pycnus genome encodes:
- a CDS encoding response regulator, protein MRVLLIDDEEPSLEVMEIMLHKIEQIEIVGKYTNPIEALKDLETLHVDVIFLDMEMPGIHGLEFAEKVMEKDDGIEVLFVTAHPQFALEAFEVNAIDYLLKPVSMPRLQKAIKKIKERLTFIPKEKHMGESDKLLYGFFMLSFRLMDYQNNEVKWRTKKVKELFAFLWHNRKNPIHKSLIIDELWPDKQVEKAVSLLHTTIYQLRKTLKEIGIENPIILVNDHYRLSIQLETDVLELERIIKSDCLDSKKVESILKLYSGDYLENDDFIWSIQYQQELKQEVLRYLQKFVVGSKYEKEHTKLVGACLEKMLHLNPYDENIMYQLLEHYCELNDTRKVKDVFQLITQRLIEELEVNIPTDIVELNNHYFNKQ, encoded by the coding sequence ATGAGAGTCTTATTAATTGATGATGAGGAACCTTCTTTAGAAGTGATGGAAATCATGCTTCACAAGATAGAACAAATAGAGATTGTTGGAAAATATACTAATCCAATTGAAGCGTTAAAAGATCTAGAAACGCTTCATGTTGATGTTATATTTTTGGATATGGAGATGCCTGGAATTCACGGACTTGAGTTTGCAGAGAAAGTGATGGAGAAGGATGATGGTATTGAAGTCCTTTTTGTAACAGCACATCCTCAGTTTGCATTAGAAGCATTTGAAGTGAATGCAATTGATTATTTATTAAAGCCTGTTAGTATGCCAAGACTTCAAAAAGCGATCAAAAAGATAAAAGAAAGATTAACTTTTATACCTAAAGAAAAGCATATGGGAGAATCAGATAAACTTTTATATGGATTTTTTATGCTCAGCTTTAGACTCATGGATTATCAAAATAATGAGGTAAAATGGCGTACAAAAAAAGTAAAAGAATTATTTGCATTTTTGTGGCATAATCGAAAAAATCCTATCCATAAATCACTTATTATCGATGAACTTTGGCCAGATAAGCAGGTTGAGAAAGCCGTATCATTACTACATACGACCATCTATCAACTAAGGAAAACATTAAAGGAGATTGGCATAGAAAATCCAATAATACTAGTAAATGATCATTATAGATTATCGATTCAATTAGAAACGGATGTACTTGAGTTAGAAAGGATTATTAAATCGGATTGTTTGGATTCAAAAAAAGTTGAAAGCATTTTAAAACTTTATAGTGGCGATTATTTGGAAAATGATGATTTTATATGGTCCATTCAATATCAGCAAGAACTGAAACAAGAAGTGCTCCGTTATCTACAAAAATTTGTTGTCGGTTCAAAATACGAAAAGGAGCATACAAAGTTAGTTGGTGCATGTTTAGAAAAAATGTTACATCTTAATCCTTATGATGAAAACATAATGTATCAATTATTAGAACATTATTGCGAGTTAAATGATACAAGAAAAGTGAAAGACGTATTTCAACTTATTACACAGCGCTTAATAGAGGAGTTGGAAGTTAACATACCAACCGATATTGTAGAATTGAATAATCATTATTTTAATAAACAATAA
- a CDS encoding histidine kinase, with protein MKMLIWMVSGNLIASDKNLHTFNENHHKLATIHHVPGNWNISIRFNDAINPGLEVCEIVRRDYDVAELPIIILTAAGQLTDLVVSFKGGANDFLKKPVNMEELKIRIDSLLLIKESSKEAIKNELNSLSMQIPPHFLYNTFNTIIGLSYKDQEKTREALQYLSIYFRAKLDYNTQNNLIPLENEIELVQAYLAIEKLRFGERLHIKYDIDDNIEAVIPSMTIQPLVENAVNHGVVSKQSGGTVKVVMKKVDQGIKIIIEDNGVGIPIEKQEELLNGKGTRIGFSNPFRKLKLIKNATFSLESTVGKGTKITIILPEVDYNESLIN; from the coding sequence ATGAAAATGTTAATTTGGATGGTGAGTGGCAATTTAATTGCTTCGGATAAAAATCTGCACACCTTTAATGAAAATCATCATAAGCTAGCAACTATTCATCATGTCCCGGGAAATTGGAATATTAGTATTAGATTTAATGATGCCATCAATCCCGGATTAGAAGTTTGTGAGATTGTACGAAGGGACTATGATGTTGCAGAATTACCAATTATCATATTAACAGCAGCAGGACAACTAACGGATTTAGTCGTATCTTTTAAAGGAGGGGCTAATGATTTCTTGAAAAAGCCTGTTAATATGGAGGAATTGAAGATTCGTATAGATTCGTTGTTATTAATCAAAGAATCCTCAAAAGAAGCGATTAAAAATGAACTAAATTCCTTATCAATGCAGATACCTCCACATTTCTTGTACAATACATTTAATACGATTATTGGCTTAAGTTATAAAGACCAAGAGAAAACAAGAGAAGCTCTGCAATATTTGTCAATCTATTTCCGAGCTAAATTAGATTATAATACTCAGAATAATCTTATTCCGCTTGAAAATGAGATTGAATTGGTACAAGCCTACTTAGCGATAGAAAAATTACGATTTGGTGAACGATTACACATTAAATACGATATTGACGATAATATTGAGGCTGTAATACCTTCTATGACTATTCAACCGCTTGTAGAAAATGCAGTAAATCATGGAGTAGTATCGAAACAAAGTGGTGGTACTGTCAAAGTTGTTATGAAGAAAGTAGATCAAGGTATTAAAATAATAATTGAAGATAACGGAGTAGGGATTCCAATTGAAAAACAAGAAGAACTATTAAATGGTAAGGGAACAAGAATTGGCTTCTCTAACCCATTTAGAAAATTAAAGTTGATTAAAAATGCGACATTTTCATTAGAAAGTACAGTTGGAAAGGGAACGAAAATTACAATAATATTACCAGAGGTAGATTATAATGAGAGTCTTATTAATTGA
- a CDS encoding MFS transporter: MHFNRNFYLLLMGQSIANLGDSFYIICVISLLYRITGSAALSAFVPFTITMSMFVSSILSPIGMRKWSLKSLLVSSQIGKTILLFCLSLFMIFFVTEENYFVMFLLIAGIALLDGCANPIIHSLLPYYVENHELVKANSVVDSVSQTIQIASWLFGSLLLIWMGTNILIILVATLFVISSLLFGGLTPVNNQGKQEDSSIRESLVKGWQTIRATPILKVQLIIEILETLASTVWIASILYAFVENALHASQEWWGFINGSFFIGLLLGSLYMMKNAALADDRKFFFIITGFIVTTISTILFGLTSVPITALVMSGLMGMFGQLKSIPQITIIQKSVKTEDLPTVYTSMGTVTLSIYGMMALLVGVLVDWIGVRIVFIGSGLLLFVAMMVIIKNRRLII; encoded by the coding sequence ATGCATTTTAATCGTAATTTCTATTTGTTGTTAATGGGTCAGTCAATTGCTAATTTAGGGGATTCTTTTTATATTATTTGTGTCATTAGCTTGCTATATCGAATAACGGGTTCTGCAGCATTAAGTGCTTTCGTACCATTTACCATTACCATGTCTATGTTTGTATCAAGTATTTTATCTCCAATTGGTATGAGAAAATGGTCGTTAAAGTCATTATTAGTTAGTTCGCAGATTGGGAAAACGATTCTACTGTTTTGCTTGAGTCTGTTTATGATTTTTTTCGTTACTGAAGAAAACTACTTTGTGATGTTCTTATTAATTGCTGGTATTGCGTTATTAGATGGTTGTGCAAACCCTATTATTCATTCGCTTTTACCTTATTATGTAGAAAATCATGAATTAGTAAAGGCTAATAGTGTAGTCGATTCTGTTTCGCAAACAATACAAATTGCATCTTGGCTTTTTGGTAGTTTACTTTTAATTTGGATGGGTACTAATATATTGATCATTCTTGTAGCGACTTTATTTGTTATTTCTTCATTACTCTTTGGTGGACTTACACCTGTAAATAATCAAGGAAAGCAAGAGGACAGTAGTATCCGTGAGAGTTTGGTAAAAGGGTGGCAAACAATACGAGCAACACCTATTTTAAAGGTACAACTTATTATAGAAATACTAGAAACACTAGCTAGTACAGTTTGGATTGCTTCTATCCTTTATGCTTTTGTAGAAAATGCATTACATGCTAGCCAAGAATGGTGGGGCTTTATCAATGGCTCTTTTTTTATAGGGCTATTACTTGGGAGTTTGTATATGATGAAAAATGCAGCATTAGCAGATGACCGGAAATTTTTCTTCATTATAACAGGATTTATTGTTACAACAATAAGTACTATACTCTTTGGTTTAACGAGTGTACCGATTACTGCGCTTGTCATGTCAGGATTAATGGGGATGTTCGGTCAGCTTAAGAGTATTCCACAAATAACAATTATTCAAAAATCAGTCAAGACAGAAGACTTACCGACAGTTTATACTTCAATGGGTACCGTAACTTTAAGTATATATGGCATGATGGCGTTGCTAGTTGGCGTTTTGGTAGACTGGATTGGTGTTCGTATTGTATTTATAGGGTCAGGGTTATTATTATTTGTGGCGATGATGGTAATTATAAAAAATAGACGGCTAATTATATAA
- a CDS encoding LPXTG cell wall anchor domain-containing protein, which produces MKKLYFIVALIVLLANNFLIPLATYAANTNDQLFTLGEAKVSQIDESSVKVQYNWNFTAGDKESDTIYDFQLPENITVEQSQTNSLKINETTIGSYTVSGNQIKVSISPHQTVSGTGTIEIHAKKENNVISTDSAEKDKLSAQEEQTKPVTDQQIESEIKKLGDLTGNTEEQPQAITNQDSEQIDNPKIQNTDINENILTSAKLTFTNSQGSTIDKVDRESIIAVDYTYALPNGHKYTDGATFKFHLPKELEVYETVDHQPLKFDNETIGEFSVAMDGEVTVVFNNFIESNSNIKGTLQVLSKLSEKVVITDDKKVTVIPIEGQASIDIPINYISNGSAIDKSGIPNKNYNANSIDWTVDVNKNLNDIKNAVLSDPIQDGQVLQEGSIKVYKLVTHLDGSVEQGEEVHGLGIGKTTESKDFQLNLGDIHSAYRVVYTTNITDQDKTQYVNTATLSGDDMNNQSASATVNVGRGTALSKSYTNYDGSKQTINWEIKYNYNEKTIPADNAILKDYFNNSQELVDHSVKVYKVTINDNGSEGSLIPVTSGFTITKDSQNGKNGFELKFDNDIDNAYKVVYQTKAIDRVFDGENIINNVTNGDGKQATGTKYINQQILTKQFAGANYKDKTASWKITFNNDSHSMKNVKLNDTFTNKGLTILLDTLVIKTGATTLQLDTDYTVTSDSDGFKIEFKNDMATPYTIEYKTTFNYEERDDKTKKSLDNKALLTWIDENGNGKSKETTATFTPDNYTQSNGFKNGSYNAVNKEITWNIGVNYNLKTLSNASVEDYIVDGQKLDPDSIVVTKMTLTGGANGVARVDKELVEGEDYTIEKIGPNEAGNSGFKVIFKNEINDPYQISYKTSLKDLLIKDKYNNTATVYNNGEKVTNLSATVSINHGGEYTTKSGEQKGKIINWKVNLNFGQSSISDVVLTDKPSENQSILEDSFHLYDTTVDQNGNVTKGKELKEGEDYTITKTFGDESFELKFTNAINAPYILEYQSLILDKVGARINNDIKLTGKQITTENTQSSSSITVKQTTGMGTGEGKVGSLTVKKVAADDATKFLQGAVFSLIDEETNTVIKTSTTDVNGIILFDKLLFGNYLLKELLAPDGYAIDIKDPQKVEINDENKLTIKNSKVIRAVELTKVDSDNDKNPLKDAEFELQQKDSDGNYKVIEGNSKFSTDENGKIFVNNLTPGDYQFVETKAPEHYLLDQKPVSFTIEKDQIATKEVKKTNERGKGSLSIIKVDGQDSSQVLEGAKFELYNSQNNLMDTKETDNKGKITFTDLPYDQYTLKEIKAPNGYAIDKEDGNISVDLDQEHKEVQVKNNKIIRAFKLKKVDANNTNLGLKGAEFKLMYQKSGTDGYQVVVGKEQLVTNDNGEIYVENLEEGNYQLIETKAPTGYYLDSKPVEFTIDREQINIIDLSKSNVRIPYIPGPGEPSKPGEPSKPSKPSKPNNSKNPTNPNNHEDDNNQKTNHSGKKGKEDQPNSLSNYSKPNTSKNVKKEKELNESTSSTKGKSLPQTGMESLWKSLFAGFIVIVLGLWILFNKRNKKA; this is translated from the coding sequence ATGAAGAAGTTATATTTTATAGTTGCGTTGATCGTATTGCTTGCTAATAATTTTTTAATACCACTTGCTACATATGCCGCGAATACAAATGATCAATTGTTTACTTTAGGTGAAGCGAAAGTAAGTCAAATAGATGAATCATCAGTAAAAGTACAATATAATTGGAATTTTACAGCTGGTGATAAGGAATCAGATACAATATATGATTTTCAATTACCTGAAAATATTACAGTTGAACAATCACAAACAAATTCTTTGAAAATTAACGAAACAACAATAGGTTCATACACTGTTTCAGGCAATCAGATAAAGGTGTCTATTTCTCCTCACCAAACAGTAAGTGGAACAGGTACGATAGAGATCCATGCAAAAAAAGAAAATAATGTTATATCTACTGATAGTGCAGAAAAAGATAAACTATCAGCCCAAGAGGAACAAACAAAACCTGTAACAGATCAACAAATAGAATCAGAAATAAAAAAATTAGGAGATTTAACAGGTAATACTGAAGAACAACCTCAAGCGATTACAAATCAAGATTCTGAGCAAATTGACAATCCGAAAATACAAAATACGGATATCAATGAAAATATTTTAACAAGTGCAAAATTAACTTTTACAAATTCACAAGGAAGCACTATTGATAAGGTGGATCGTGAATCAATCATTGCTGTAGATTATACGTACGCCCTTCCGAATGGTCATAAGTATACAGATGGGGCTACATTTAAATTCCACCTACCAAAGGAATTAGAAGTATACGAAACTGTGGATCACCAGCCACTTAAATTTGATAATGAAACGATTGGGGAATTCTCAGTAGCTATGGATGGTGAGGTTACTGTAGTTTTTAATAACTTCATTGAATCTAATTCTAATATCAAAGGTACACTCCAAGTTTTATCTAAACTTAGTGAGAAAGTAGTAATTACTGATGATAAAAAGGTGACTGTAATACCAATTGAAGGACAAGCATCTATAGATATTCCGATTAACTATATTTCGAATGGTTCTGCTATAGATAAAAGTGGCATTCCTAATAAGAACTACAATGCAAATTCAATCGATTGGACAGTTGATGTCAATAAAAATCTGAATGATATCAAAAATGCAGTACTAAGTGATCCGATTCAAGATGGTCAGGTATTACAAGAGGGTTCTATCAAAGTATATAAATTAGTTACACATCTTGATGGAAGCGTAGAACAAGGTGAAGAAGTACACGGATTGGGAATTGGAAAAACAACTGAAAGTAAGGATTTCCAACTAAATCTAGGAGATATTCATTCAGCTTATCGAGTAGTGTACACAACCAATATTACAGATCAAGATAAAACTCAATATGTCAATACAGCCACACTATCTGGTGATGATATGAATAATCAGTCTGCAAGTGCAACTGTAAATGTTGGTCGTGGGACGGCATTATCAAAAAGTTACACAAATTATGATGGCTCAAAACAAACTATTAATTGGGAAATTAAATACAATTACAATGAAAAAACAATCCCTGCAGACAATGCAATCTTAAAAGACTACTTTAATAATTCACAAGAGCTTGTAGATCATTCAGTTAAAGTATATAAAGTTACTATTAATGATAATGGAAGTGAAGGAAGTTTAATCCCTGTTACATCTGGTTTTACAATAACGAAGGATTCACAAAATGGGAAAAATGGATTTGAGCTAAAATTCGACAATGATATAGATAATGCATATAAGGTTGTCTATCAAACAAAAGCAATTGATCGTGTCTTTGATGGAGAGAATATTATTAATAACGTAACAAATGGTGATGGTAAACAGGCGACTGGTACTAAATATATCAATCAACAAATATTGACGAAACAATTTGCAGGTGCAAATTATAAAGATAAGACTGCAAGTTGGAAAATTACTTTTAATAATGATAGTCATTCAATGAAAAATGTTAAATTGAATGATACCTTTACGAATAAGGGATTAACAATCCTTCTAGATACATTAGTGATTAAAACTGGTGCAACAACGCTTCAATTAGATACGGATTATACAGTTACATCAGATAGCGATGGTTTTAAAATTGAATTTAAGAATGACATGGCTACTCCGTATACCATTGAGTATAAAACTACATTTAACTATGAAGAGCGTGATGATAAAACTAAAAAATCGCTAGATAATAAAGCGCTTCTTACATGGATAGACGAAAACGGTAATGGGAAGTCGAAAGAGACAACTGCCACTTTCACGCCGGATAACTATACGCAATCCAATGGTTTTAAAAATGGTTCATACAATGCCGTAAATAAAGAAATCACATGGAATATTGGGGTTAACTATAATCTTAAAACACTTTCAAATGCTTCAGTAGAAGATTATATAGTAGATGGTCAAAAGCTTGATCCAGATTCAATAGTTGTTACTAAGATGACGTTAACCGGTGGAGCAAACGGTGTTGCAAGAGTGGATAAGGAATTAGTTGAAGGTGAAGATTATACTATAGAAAAAATTGGACCAAATGAAGCCGGAAATTCAGGTTTTAAAGTAATATTCAAAAATGAAATAAATGACCCCTATCAAATTTCGTATAAAACGAGCTTAAAAGATTTACTTATAAAAGATAAATATAACAACACAGCTACGGTTTATAATAATGGAGAAAAAGTAACCAATCTCTCAGCAACTGTATCCATAAATCATGGCGGAGAATATACAACAAAATCAGGTGAGCAAAAAGGTAAGATTATAAATTGGAAAGTTAATCTTAACTTTGGACAATCCTCAATTTCTGATGTTGTATTAACGGATAAACCAAGCGAAAACCAATCCATTTTGGAGGATTCTTTCCATTTATATGACACGACCGTTGATCAAAATGGAAATGTTACGAAGGGAAAAGAGCTTAAAGAAGGAGAAGACTATACGATTACCAAGACATTTGGTGATGAGTCATTTGAACTTAAGTTTACAAACGCTATTAATGCACCATATATACTAGAATATCAATCACTTATATTAGATAAAGTAGGAGCAAGAATTAATAATGATATCAAACTAACAGGTAAACAAATAACAACAGAGAATACTCAATCTTCGTCTTCTATTACCGTTAAACAAACTACAGGAATGGGAACAGGTGAGGGTAAAGTAGGTAGCCTAACAGTTAAAAAGGTAGCAGCAGATGATGCAACAAAATTTTTACAAGGTGCTGTATTTTCATTAATTGATGAGGAAACTAATACCGTAATTAAAACATCAACTACTGATGTTAATGGGATTATACTGTTTGATAAACTTCTTTTTGGAAACTACTTATTAAAAGAACTACTTGCTCCAGATGGGTATGCAATAGATATTAAGGATCCTCAAAAAGTAGAGATAAATGATGAAAATAAATTAACCATTAAAAATTCAAAAGTCATACGAGCTGTGGAGCTTACAAAAGTAGACTCAGATAATGATAAAAACCCATTAAAAGATGCTGAATTTGAATTGCAGCAAAAAGACTCTGATGGGAATTATAAAGTAATTGAAGGAAATTCCAAATTCTCAACTGATGAAAACGGTAAAATCTTTGTGAATAATCTTACACCAGGTGACTATCAATTTGTTGAGACAAAAGCTCCTGAACATTACTTGTTAGATCAAAAACCTGTTTCATTTACGATTGAAAAAGATCAAATAGCAACAAAAGAAGTAAAAAAGACAAATGAAAGAGGTAAAGGCAGTCTTTCTATTATTAAAGTAGATGGTCAGGATTCATCACAGGTTTTAGAAGGTGCAAAATTTGAACTTTATAATAGTCAAAATAACTTAATGGATACGAAGGAAACTGATAATAAAGGTAAAATTACCTTCACAGATTTACCTTATGATCAATACACATTAAAAGAAATAAAAGCACCAAATGGTTATGCAATCGATAAAGAAGATGGCAATATCTCAGTAGATTTAGATCAAGAGCACAAAGAAGTGCAGGTTAAAAACAATAAAATTATTCGTGCATTTAAATTGAAAAAAGTAGATGCTAATAATACCAATCTTGGATTAAAAGGTGCCGAATTTAAATTAATGTATCAAAAATCAGGTACGGATGGTTATCAAGTTGTTGTTGGGAAGGAACAACTAGTAACAAATGATAATGGAGAAATCTATGTAGAAAATCTAGAAGAAGGTAATTATCAACTAATAGAAACAAAAGCACCAACAGGTTATTATTTGGACAGCAAGCCAGTTGAATTTACGATTGATAGAGAACAGATTAATATTATAGATTTATCAAAGTCTAACGTACGTATACCTTATATTCCAGGTCCAGGAGAACCGAGTAAGCCAGGAGAACCAAGTAAGCCAAGTAAGCCAAGTAAACCAAATAACTCTAAAAATCCAACCAATCCAAATAACCATGAAGATGATAATAATCAAAAAACAAATCATTCTGGTAAAAAAGGTAAAGAAGATCAACCGAATTCTTTAAGTAATTATTCAAAGCCAAACACATCTAAAAATGTGAAAAAAGAAAAAGAATTAAATGAATCAACATCTTCTACCAAAGGAAAATCTCTACCTCAAACAGGTATGGAATCTTTATGGAAATCATTATTTGCAGGCTTTATAGTAATAGTGTTAGGTTTATGGATATTATTTAATAAAAGAAATAAAAAAGCATAA
- a CDS encoding transglutaminase domain-containing protein, whose protein sequence is MFYVISITIKEKEVIGMIQMRELTKLLLSIILIVSIAPMQGFAMEKDSIHTLNKEQQLIYNITLKSLSNIDSSAKFNPENISYRDVGDIVNRVVKENPEIFYYNGVTVVSDGTIIFKYNDSKKNIIQKKNKINTAVKKVINTAIKKKMSDFEKVKALHDYLVLNVEYDDKNYLNNTVSDDSYQVYGALINKKSVCDGYSKTMQLLLKKVGIQSFYVTGTANGEDHSWNLVRLNGKYYYVDTTWDDPVPNKKGVVNYNYFLLTNKQLEKDHYWSQSTYPAATSEYYNYFHTMNNMIEKNGYYYYSNTQNDILYKMKKNTKKISKVINDRAPYFAIIGQWIYYSNYSNGGYLYKVKLTGKGKKIVKNFHVINLYTRSNILYYTIVNSGKIGQIKL, encoded by the coding sequence TTGTTTTATGTAATTTCTATTACAATTAAAGAAAAAGAAGTGATAGGAATGATACAGATGAGGGAATTAACGAAATTATTACTATCCATTATATTAATAGTCAGCATCGCTCCTATGCAAGGATTTGCAATGGAGAAAGACTCCATACATACACTAAATAAGGAACAACAATTGATCTATAATATTACACTAAAAAGCCTCTCAAATATAGATAGTAGTGCTAAATTTAACCCTGAAAATATTAGCTATAGAGATGTTGGAGATATTGTAAATCGAGTTGTCAAAGAAAATCCAGAGATTTTTTATTATAATGGCGTGACGGTTGTATCGGATGGAACAATTATATTTAAATATAATGATAGCAAAAAAAATATTATTCAAAAGAAAAATAAAATTAATACTGCAGTAAAAAAGGTCATAAATACAGCTATAAAAAAGAAAATGAGTGATTTCGAAAAGGTAAAAGCTCTCCATGATTATCTAGTTTTAAATGTAGAATATGATGATAAAAATTATCTGAACAATACAGTCTCAGATGATTCTTATCAAGTTTATGGAGCACTAATAAATAAAAAATCAGTTTGTGATGGTTATTCAAAAACGATGCAATTATTGCTAAAAAAGGTTGGTATACAATCCTTTTATGTAACAGGAACAGCAAATGGTGAAGACCATTCATGGAATTTAGTAAGATTAAACGGTAAATATTATTATGTAGATACTACATGGGATGATCCCGTGCCAAATAAAAAAGGGGTAGTAAACTATAATTATTTCCTATTAACGAACAAACAATTGGAAAAAGATCATTACTGGTCGCAAAGTACGTATCCAGCTGCTACTAGTGAATATTATAATTATTTTCATACTATGAATAATATGATTGAAAAAAATGGGTACTATTACTATTCAAATACACAAAATGATATTCTTTATAAAATGAAAAAAAACACCAAAAAAATATCAAAAGTAATCAATGATCGGGCTCCATATTTTGCAATAATTGGTCAGTGGATTTATTACAGTAACTACTCAAATGGTGGTTATTTATACAAGGTAAAGCTTACGGGTAAAGGTAAGAAGATAGTGAAAAATTTCCATGTTATAAATTTATATACTCGGAGTAATATACTGTATTATACAATAGTGAATTCGGGGAAAATAGGTCAAATAAAGCTTTAG